In the Ignavibacteria bacterium genome, TATCGATATTAACACCGAAGACAATGCTCAAAAAATTACTTCGAGAAATTATTCATTTGATAATATCTTGACAGGTGATATTGAGCAAAGTTTAAATAGATTTTTAACTGGTTTAGTGGGCTTCTCGCTCGAACCGGCAAAATATAACCTGAAATTTTCGATTAATGATTTAAACGATGAGAAAAATCATCACGTAATTGATTTTCCTCTTGAGGTTCAAAATTTTTCTGACGAGAATTTTTCTATAAGCGATATTCAGCTTTGCAGTAACATTATCGAGAATTCTGAGAACACAAATTCTTACTTTTTCAAAAATTCATACGAAACGTTTCCAAATCCAAGTACAATTTTCGGCGAGGGTCTGCCAACTCTATTTTATTATACTGAGCTGTACAATCTTCAGCGGGGTGAGAATTTAAATCCACTGAAGTTGATAATTTCGATTCATGATTTTCGAGGCAGGGAGAGGAGCAGGAAAGAAAAATTTCTTTCGCGAAAATTCAATTCCATAGTCGATGTAGGGGCATTAAATCTTGCGAAGTATCCAAGCGGATCATACACACTGGCGTTGACTCTTGTAGATACTATCTCTCGTTACGGTATTGTCTCATCAAAAAGATTTTTTATTTACAATACTCAAGTGAAAGAGGATTTCGAGTCAAAGTTTGCTGAAGCAGATGTTCTTTCAAGTGAGTTCAATGTAATGAGCGAGGAAGAGCTGAATTCAACTTTTGAGGTGTCTCGGTATGTTGCTTCAGCAGCAGAATTAGATCAATGGAATAAAATTGCAGACCTTGAAGGTAAAAAGAACTTTCTCTTCAAGTTTTGGAAACAGCGTGATCCAGATATAGTGTCGCCTAAAAATGAACGAAAGATCGAATATTTCGATAGAATTAGACGTGCTAACGAACAATTTACAACACCGCGCATTGAAGGCTGGAAGAGTGATAGGGGGCGTGTATACATAGTTTACGGCGAACCAAGCGAGATCGATCGTTTCCCGAGTGAGATGGATGCATATCCATATGAGATATGGTCTTATCACCACATCGAAGGTGGAGTAATTTTTGTTTTCGGCGATATTACTGGAATATCGCAAATGCAACTACTTCATTCTACACATCGAGGTGAAATGAGAGACGGGAATTGGTTCAATAGAATTAAAAAGATTCGGTGATAAGAAATAGTTCTTGAGTACATCTAAATTGTTTTTTTATTTTGCATGTAAATATGCAGAATAAAATCGAGTTTTTTCTTTTTAATCTACTATCATTTCTTCTCACTCGTTTTTCTCTGGGGGTTGCAAGAAAATTTGCAACGCTGCTGGCAGCTTTTTTTTACTTTTTTATTCCGCTTAGAAAAAGTGTAGCAATAAAAAATCTTCGATTAGTTTTTCCAGAGTACACAGAAAAAAAACTGAATCAGATTTTATACTGTTCGTATATCAATTTCTTTATCGTTCTTATCGAAATATTCTACATGCGAGTAATAGAACAGGAGGAATTGAAATCGATGGTAAAAATAAAGAAGCCTGAATTAATTCGTGAATCTCTGAGAAAAGATAAAGGACTCCTCTTCTTATCGGCGCATTTCGGCAATTGGGAAATTCTTGCTGCTTCGACTGCTCTTACCATTGGAATCCCCTATTCAATAATTGTGAAACCGCTTCGGAACAATTTGGTTGATAAGTTTATGAATACCATGCGTTGTAAATGGGGAAATAAAGTAGTTCGAATGGGTGTATCTGTGAAAGATATTTATCGAGAATTGTTAAATAAAAATGTAGTTGCACTAGTGGCCGACCAGCGAGCCGCGGAAGGTTCACTGAAAATTCCTTTTTTCGGGAGAGAAACTTCTGTTTTTTTTGGACCCGCGACTCTATCAGTAAAAACCGGTGCACCAATACTCTTGGGAATTGCTGTGCGGCAAAATGATTTCAGTTATGAAGTCGATTTGAAAGAGATAAAGATTGAGGATAATTTATCTGAAGATCAAAAAATTGAATCTATAACCAAAGAATATATTCGGCAATTGGAATTGATAATTAGAAAGAATCCCGAGCAATGGCTTTGGTTCCATGATAGATGGAAACATTGATTAAAAAGCAAACTAAAATCTTAATTTTACAGACCGCTTTCTTGGGCGATGTACTGCTAACTCTCCCGTTGATTCATCATTTACGGAAAATATTTTCAGACTCGGAAATTGATTTAATAGTTAGACCGGATGCAGCCGAGGTAAGTGAAATTTCTTGCGATCTTAATCGTGTGATCATCTTTGATAAAAAGAAAAACGGATTGAGAAATACATTCAATCTTATTAAAGCCATCCGAAAGAAAAAATATGATTTACTGATTTCGCCGCATCGTTCTTACCGTAGCAGTCTAATTTCTTTCTTTAGTGGAATACCCAAACGGATTGGATTTGATACTGCGAGTTTCTCAATTTTATATTCCGATAAAGTCAAATATCAAAAAAATGTACATGAAGTGGAAAGAAATATTTCCCTAATTTCGGAGTTCAGAAAAGTTCAGGAGTGGGAGCAATTAATTCCTATCAAACCGTCTGCTGCGGAATTGCACAAGAAGTTAATATCGTGGAATAATTCTAAACAACAAATCGTTTGTATTGCTCCATTTTCAGAGTGGTACACAAAAAGATATCCTCAAGATTATTTTATAAAACTAATCGAATTGTTAATTAAATCAGAAATAAAAGTATTAATAATTGGCGGGAAAAAAGATTTAAGTGATTCAAATAAAATTGTGGAGAGTATTTCTTCCAGCGAATGTGTGTTAAATTTGACTGGTCAATTAAGCATTCGAGAATCCATAGATGTGATTGGAAAATGTAATTTACTGATAAGCAATGATAGTGCTCCAACTCACATGGCAATGTTTACGACCTGTCCAGTGCTGACGATCTACGGTTCAACGATACCAGGATTTGGATTTTATCCTTACCGTTCGTTTGATTCGGTGATACAAATTGATGAATTATACTGCAAGCCATGCGGGATACATGGATTTATTACTTGTCCCGAAAATCATTTTCGGTGCATGAGAGAGTTGAAACCCGAACTTGTTTTTGAACAAGTCAAAAAAATGCTTCAAAACGAAATAATATCTTTATAGAATAATTTTTTGAAGTTTGATATATTGAAATAAGATGTTTAAAAATCTAAAAGTTATTTTCAAGAAAAGGTACGATTTACTCCTTATTCCGAAAGATGGTAGGAGCACTGATAAAATTTTGAGAACAAGTTTAACTCGTGCTCTGCTAATTATTTTTGGATTGATGATTATTTCAAATTCCATTTTACTTTCATTTTTGGCTTTCACTCCGATTATGGATTACCTGCCGGGATTTGAAATAATCTCTAAAGAGGAGATGAATCAAATTTCTGAGATCAAAGAAAAAATGTTAACGATTTCAAAGGAATTTGAGCGGGTGAAAAGAAACAACGAAAGACTGCAGCTGATTCTTGAAGGTAAACCAATCCCCATGGACGAACGCGAGCTTGACTCAAATTATGTGAAAGAAAGGATGAGAAGAGATTCCATCCGACTTATGTCAAAACCATTGTCTAATAATTTGTTTATTGCATTTAAACGTTTATTGAACCTTTTTTCACAGGTCTCAGATTCAAATTCGATTCAAAATCAAAAACAGTTCAATCAATATACCCTAAGTTTCATTTCGCCTGTAGTTGGTGTGATAACGCAAAAATTTTATCCTAAAAATGCCCACTATGGAATTGATTTTGCAGTGCGAACCGGAACTCAGGTTCGAACTGCCGGTTCCGGCGTAGTAATTTTTTCTGATTATACAATTAACGATGGTTATAAAATTATTGTAGCCCATTCCTCTGGTTATATAACTATCTATCAACATTTATCAGTCCTATTAAAAAAAGAGCGGGAGAAAGTTTTTCAAGGAGATGTTATAGCTTTGTCTGGCAATACAGGAAAACTAACAACAGCACCGCATCTTCATTTTGAAGTGTGGAAAAATAATAAACCAATTGATCCAAAAACCATTTGTGTAGATTTATATGAAAAATAGAGAAAAATTCAGTGATGAGCTTTCAATTCTTTCAAACAATGTTCAAATCAAAGGGAATATTTCTGCTCAAGGAAATTTCCGCATTGAGGGGCAAGTCGAGGGAGATGTGAACGTACGCGGTAATTTATTTTTAGGTGAAACTGCAACCGTTAGAGGGAACATTACATCCAACAATTTCACCTGCAATGGAACTGTGCAAGGCAAAATCATGATTGAGGATAAACTTGTCATTGAAAAAAAATCAAAAATTACTGGCGACATTACTACAAAAGCATTAATTGTTGAAGAAGGCGCAGAGATAAACGGAAAATGTATTATGTCTTCCGGTTCTAAAATTCAACCCGAGTCTTAGAGATTGTTAAATCCTAAAAAAGTCAAGGACGAACAACGCAAGTTCATCGAAGGATTCGCAAAGTCAGGCCCTTATCTTGGGCTTGGAGCTCAAATGGCTGCAACTGTCGTCATCATGGTTTTTTTGGGGAAGTACCTAGATGACTATTTAAATTCAAGTCCGGCATTTATTTTAATTTTTTCACTTCTAGGTTCATTTGCCGCAATCTATAATTTTATCCGACAAGTCCTCAGATTGAATGAAAAGAAAAAAAATGGGAATAATTAGGAAGTCTTTTATTGGAAGGCATTTATTAATTAATCTTCCCATTCTAGGAATCGGGTTGCTGTTTGTATCAATTACAAATAATTATGAAGCATTTACTGGTGTAATAACTGGTTATCTTCTGATATTGATTTATGTAATAATAGGATTTTTATCTTTTGAATATTCAGTTTCAAAGTCCAACGAAGCATTCTTAAAGTATTATTTTGGCGGTATGATGATTCGGATGTTTTTATTGCTAATCCTAATATTTTTTCTGTTAAAAAATATTAGCATTAATAAGATAAGTTTGTTATTTTCGCTACTCATTTTTTACGTGATAAATCTAGTTGTGGAGTTACAATATGTAATTTCACGCCAAAAACGAATTAATTAATGGATACTACCAAGGTAATTACTGATACTTTAGCTCAAACCTCTGATAATAGCAGCAGTTGGATTATCGATCACATTGTTGACAGCAATGTACTCGATTTTGAACCGTTTTTCTCTATAACATTGCCTGCAATTCATCTGAATCTTCTTGGAGTAGATTTAAATCTTTCAATAACAAAACATGTTGTTTTTGTTTGGTTGGGAGCTTTAATTGTTTTCTTACTTTTTCGTCTTGCAGCTTCAAGCTATAAGAAATCGCTTGTTCCCAAAGGTCTTGCGAATGTTATGGAAGTGTTGGTTACTTTCATTCGTGATGAAATTGTTGCTCCAACAGTCGGTACGGCATATACAAATAAGTTTTTACCTTTCCTTGGTACAATTTTCTTTTTCATTCTGACCTGCAATTTTCTTGGGTTACTTCCCTATGGATCAACCGCGACTTCAAATATTTCCGTAACGGCATCACTAGCGGCGATTAGTTTTATCGTAACGCAATTTGCAGGCATGAAAAAGAATGGTGTAATGGGATACGTTAAGGGATTAATTCCGCATGGAGTTCCTGTTTTTCTTTTACCTATAATGTTTGTGGTTGAAGTTTTAGGTCTATTCACAAAACCATTTGCACTCATGATCCGACTTTTTGCTAATATGACAGCCGGGCATGTAGTGATTATGGCGTTAATCGGTTTGATTTTTATATTGAAGACACCATTTATTTCACCGGTGTCAATTCTTTTTGCACTTTTTATATACTTGCTTGAATTGTTAGTCGCATTAATTCAAGCTTATATTTTTACAATGCTTTCATCTCTCTTTATCGGGATGGCAATTCATCAAGAACATTAATTAAATATAAAGGATAAATAAATGGAATCATTAGGATTTGCATACTTGGCAGCAGGAATCGGTGCTGCATTGACAGTGATTGGAGCTGGATTCGGTATCGGCAAATTGGCTAGTTCAGCAATGGACGCAAGCAGTCGTCAACCGGAAGCACTTGGCGATATAAGAACATCAATGATTATCGCAGCAGCACTTATTGAAGGTGTATCGTTGTTTGCATTGGTTATTTGTATTCTGCTCGCGCTTAAATAAACTAACAGGTTTTTGAAATGGAATTGTTAATATTTTCTTTTAAGTTTTTTCTGCTTGCTGGTGGAGAAAAAGGCGGATTGCTTGATGTTAATCCAGGTTTGATTTTTTGGACAGTTGTTACTTTCATTCTTCTTTTATTGATATTAAAAAGAACAGCTTGGAAACCCATGCTTGAAGCCCTTAAACAGCGTGAAGATTCAATTCGAACTGCTCTCGAAAAATCGGAACAAGCAAAACTTGAAGCAGAAAAACTACTTGAAGAAAATAAGAAAAATTTAGCTGCGGCTGAAGAACAAGCAAAAAAGATCATTGATGAAGGAAGGGAATTTTCCAGTAAGCTCAAAGCTGAAATTCTTGATAAGGCCAATGAAGATGCGAAGAAATTGTTAGATCAAACGAAAATTGAAATCGATCGGAAGAAAGATGAAGCTCTCAATGAACTTAGAGAGGTAGTTGCAGATTTGGCAATTCAAGCAACAGAAAAATTGATTGATGAAAAACTCGATGATAAGAAACACAGATCACTTATTGACAAATTTATCAGCACTTTACCGAGGCAATAAGTTTTGAGTAGTTTCAAAATTACGAATAGATACGCCACAGCTTTGCTCGAGCTTTCAATCCAAGAAAAATCCTTAAACGATGTCAATAGAGAACTTGAGCTTATAAAAAAATCAATTAAAGATTCAAGAGAACTAACACTTTTTTTACAAAGCCCAATCTTAAAATCGCAAAAAAAGAAGGATATTTTAACAAAAATATTCAGTGGCAAAGTTTCGAATCTCACGATGAAGTTTTTGAATTTAGTAATTGACAGGAATAGAACTCCTTTGATTCTGGAGATTATCGATCACTTTTTCGAACTAAGAGATAAGCATCTTGGAATAATCAATGTAGCAGTAAGAAGTGCAGCTAAATTTGACAAGAATCAATCAGAAGACCTAACAAAGCAGTTAGAAAGTTACACTAATAAAAAAGTAAAAATTAATTTTTCATTAGATTCTTCGTTGAAGGGTGGATTTGTAGTTCAATTGGGTGATACTGTTTTAGATGCAAGTCTTCGACATCAATTGGATTTATTAAAAAGTAAATTCCTTCATGGCTCAGAAGAATTAAACTGAACGAAAAAAGAATTTAGAAAAGGTTAAAAATGGCAGAAGTAAGACCAGATGAAGTTTCTTCGATTTTAAGAAAAGAACTTTCAGGATTCGAGAAAGAAGTTGATGTTTATGATGTCGGTACGGTATTAGAAGTCGGCGATGGTATTGCGCGTATTTACGGCTTGTCAAAAGTCATGGCAAGCGAGTTAGTTGAATTCCCAAATGGTGTTTTCGGAATGGTGCTTAATCTTGAAGAAGATAACGTTGGTGCAATATTATTTGGTGAAGATACACTCGTAAAAGAAGGCGATATTGTTAAAAGAACAAAGAGAGTTGCTTCGATTCCGGTTGGAGATCAACTTTTAGGAAGAGTTGTAAATCCACTTTGCCAGCCTCTCGATGGTAAAGGTTCAATTAAAACGGATAAATTCCTTCCAATAGAAAGAAAAGCACTTGGTGTAATTTTCCGTCAACCGGTTAAAGAACCGCTTCAAACAGGTCTTAAAGCCATTGATGGTATGATTCCAATCGGAAGAGGTCAAAGAGAATTAATAATCGGCGATCGACAAACTGGTAAAACTGCCATTGCACTTGATACGATTATCAATCAGAAGTATACCCACACCGAAGAAGCTAAAAAGCAGGGAGTTAAGCCTGTTTATTGTATTTATGTTGCAATTGGACAAAAAGGTTCGTCAGTCTCGCAAGTAGTCGCAAAACTTGAAGAAGCTGGTGCAATGGAATATACAACTGTAATTTTAGCAGCTGCTTCAGATACAGCCCCAATGCAATTCATTGCTCCTTATTCAGGTGCAACTGTTGGTGAATTCTTCAGAGATAGTGGAAGACATTCTTTAGTTATCTATGATGATCTCTCAAAACATGCACAGGCTTATCGTCAAGTTTCGCTATTGCTTCGACGCCCTCCTGGACGCGAAGCTTACCCAGGTGATATTTTTTACCTCCATTCTCGTTTATTGGAGAGAGCTTCTAAATTGAGTGACGATTTAGGTGGAGGAAGTTTAACAGCTCTACCAGTAATTGAGACTCAAGCTGGAGATGTTTCCGCATATATTCCGACAAATGTTATATCGATTACTGATGGTCAGATTTATCTTGAGCCGAATTTGTTTAATGCTGGTGTTCGTCCGGCTATCAACGTTGGTATTTCAGTCTCTCGGGTAGGAGGAAATGCACAAATTAAGGCAATGAAAAAAGTTGCTGGTACGCTTCGGCTTGATCTCGCACAATATCGAGAACTTGAAGCATTTGCTAAATTTGGTTCCGACCTTGATGCCGCAACTCAGAGGCAGCTCAGAAGAGGTCAACGACTCGTTGAATTACTAAAACAAGGACAATACAAACCAATGTCCGTCGAAAAACAGATTGTTTCAATCTTTTATGGGACTAATGGTTATTTAGATCAACTCGCAGTTAATGATGTACAAAAATTTGAATCAGAAATTCTTGAAATTTTCGATGTAAAACATAAAGACATTATGCTGGAAATTGCTGAAAAGAAAGAATTGAATCAAGCAATTATCGAGAAGCTCAAGAAAATTGGAGATGAATTTTTAAATTCATTTAAGAAAAGCAATTAATGGCAACTCTACGTGAAATACGCAGAAGAATCACGGGTGTAAAAAGCACTCAACAAATCACAAAAGCAATGAAGATGGTTGCTGCTGCGAAGCTTCGAAAAGCTCAAGAGGCTATTTTGAACATTCGGCCTTATTCCAATAAAATGGCAGATTTGCTTCATTCACTACCAGGAAAAATTGATAAGTCTATCAGCCCCCTGTTGATGGAAAGAGAAACCAAGAACGTTACTCTGATTATCGTTACCTCTGATAGAGGATTATGCGGCTCTTTTAATTCGAACCTAATACGAAGTGCTGCCGAGTTAATACAAACTGAATTCAGTTCGTATCGCGAGTCCGGCAATCTTAATTTAATGTGTATCGGCAAAAAAGGAAGTGATTTTTTCTCCAAGCGAAATTACCAGGTAAAAGAAAAGTATTTAGGGATCTTTTCAGATCTTCAATTTTCGTCAGCAAAGGAAATAATCCAAAAAGTTACGAACTCTTTCTTGAATGGAACGACTGATAAAGTCTACGTTATTTATAATGAATTTAAATCCATCATCAGTCAAAAAATTAAAGTTGAACAAATTCTTCCCATTCCTGAGACTCATCAGGCCGAGAAAAATGAAAAAGAGAGCAAATATAATGAGTATGTCGATTTTATTTATGAACCAAGCAAGGAAGAGATTCTTACGAAAATTCTCCCTCAACATTTGAATATTTTGATGTGGCGTGTGTTACTTGAGTCTAACGCATCTGAACATGGTGCAAGAATGACGGCTATGGATAATGCAACTGAAAACGCAAAAGAACTTATCCGATTGCTGAGTCTTTCGTACAATCGCGCGAGACAAGCCTCTATCACAAAAGAACTACTTGAAATAGTTGCCGGAGCTGATGCGCTGAAGGAATCGGCGTAAAATCTTCTTTTAAGTTTATTTTTTATAGGTCTCCAATTTTAGGGCTTAAAATTAAAATAAGTTTTTGATACTTTTACTTAGATTTGCTAACTTTGACAGCTAAAATGAAAAAATATGTTCGAAGATTTAACATATAAATTAGAAAAGACCTTCAAGCTAATTCGCGGACAGGGGAAATTGACGGAAAAGAATATTTCTGACACGCTCCGTGAAGTACGTCGAATTTTGCTTGATGCTGATGTTAATTTTCGAGTCGCTAAGGATTTTATTGAAAAAGTGGAGCAAAAATCACTTGGAAAAGAAGTCTTAAATTCAATTACTCCTGGTCAATTAATAATAAAAATTATTAATGATGAGCTAATTGAACTTCTTGGCAGCAAGACTGAAAGTATAGTTTTATCCAAGCAGCCACCGTCAATTTATTTAATTTCCGGTTTACAAGGATCAGGGAAGACAACTTTTTCAGCCAAACTTGCAGATTATCTAAAAAAATCTAACTCAAAGCCGCTTCTGGTAGCTTGTGATATTTATCGCCCTGCTGCAGTTCAGCAGCTCAAGACACTTGGCGAACAACTTAAAGTAAATGTATTCGAAGGAGAAAGTGATCCGGTCAAGATTGCGAGTGATGCAATAAATTATGCCAAGAAAAATAATCATAATATAGTGATTGTTGATACAGCCGGAAGAATGCACATTGATGAGAAAATGATGGAAGAAATTGCTGAAATTAAAAAGGCAATTTCACCAACTGAGACTTATTTTATTGTAGATTCGATGACTGGACAAGATGCAGTGAACACAGCTAAAGCTTTCAATGAGAAAATTGATTTTGATGGAGTTGTACTAACTAAACTCGATGGCGATACGAAAGGTGGATGTGCTCTTTCGATTCGTGCCGTTGTGCAGAAACCAATTAAATTCGTAAGTCTTGGGGAGAAGCTTGATTCCATCGAAGTTTTTCATCCTGATAGACTTGCATCAAGAATTCTTGGTAAAGGCGATATCGTAAGTTTTGTTGAAAAAGCTCAAGACGTATTTGATGAGAGAGAAGCTTTTAAAATTGAAGAAAAAATAAAGTCAAACAAATTTGATTTTGAAGATTTTAAAGAACAAATTAAACAAATAAAACGCATGGGATCGATTTCCCAGTTGCTTGGAATGATCCCTGGCATTGGTTCGAATTTGAAAAATGTTGAGATAGATGAAAAAGCATTCGTAAAGATCGAAGCAATTATTAACTCAATGACTAAAGAGGAAAGAAAAAATCCTCGTGTTTTAAATGGCAGTCGGCGAAAAAGAATTGCTAAAGGAAGCGGAAGTACGATTCAGGATGTGAATAAATTGATTAAACAATTTGAAGAAATGCAAAAGATGATGAAACGTGTTTCTACAATGGGCATGAAAAATGCTTTTAAAGGTATTAAATTTCAGTACAATTAGAAAATTATTTGGAGGAAAAACATTTGGCAGTAAAGTTAAGATTGCAGAGAATGGGAAAGAAAAAACAGCCAATTTATAAAATCGTTGCTGCAGATTCCCGTTCACCGCGCGATGGTAAGTTTATTGAAGCTATTGGAAGATATAATCCTAGAATGAATCCTTCTGAATTAATTGTTTCAGAAGATAGAGCTCTCTACTGGTTGGGAGTTGGTGCACAGCCAACTGATACGGTTAAGAATCTATTAAGTCGTGAAGGAATTATTCTTCGATATGATTTGATGAAGAAAAAAGCTTCTCCTGAGAAAATTGAACAAGAATTAG is a window encoding:
- a CDS encoding GWxTD domain-containing protein yields the protein MKIIFKTICIALLLTISLNAQVLNNSSVFVDYAKFKFNEDSLYVEIYYSISARALKLSQIEGQSHLKAEINIDINTEDNAQKITSRNYSFDNILTGDIEQSLNRFLTGLVGFSLEPAKYNLKFSINDLNDEKNHHVIDFPLEVQNFSDENFSISDIQLCSNIIENSENTNSYFFKNSYETFPNPSTIFGEGLPTLFYYTELYNLQRGENLNPLKLIISIHDFRGRERSRKEKFLSRKFNSIVDVGALNLAKYPSGSYTLALTLVDTISRYGIVSSKRFFIYNTQVKEDFESKFAEADVLSSEFNVMSEEELNSTFEVSRYVASAAELDQWNKIADLEGKKNFLFKFWKQRDPDIVSPKNERKIEYFDRIRRANEQFTTPRIEGWKSDRGRVYIVYGEPSEIDRFPSEMDAYPYEIWSYHHIEGGVIFVFGDITGISQMQLLHSTHRGEMRDGNWFNRIKKIR
- a CDS encoding lysophospholipid acyltransferase family protein — protein: MQNKIEFFLFNLLSFLLTRFSLGVARKFATLLAAFFYFFIPLRKSVAIKNLRLVFPEYTEKKLNQILYCSYINFFIVLIEIFYMRVIEQEELKSMVKIKKPELIRESLRKDKGLLFLSAHFGNWEILAASTALTIGIPYSIIVKPLRNNLVDKFMNTMRCKWGNKVVRMGVSVKDIYRELLNKNVVALVADQRAAEGSLKIPFFGRETSVFFGPATLSVKTGAPILLGIAVRQNDFSYEVDLKEIKIEDNLSEDQKIESITKEYIRQLELIIRKNPEQWLWFHDRWKH
- the waaF gene encoding lipopolysaccharide heptosyltransferase II, yielding METLIKKQTKILILQTAFLGDVLLTLPLIHHLRKIFSDSEIDLIVRPDAAEVSEISCDLNRVIIFDKKKNGLRNTFNLIKAIRKKKYDLLISPHRSYRSSLISFFSGIPKRIGFDTASFSILYSDKVKYQKNVHEVERNISLISEFRKVQEWEQLIPIKPSAAELHKKLISWNNSKQQIVCIAPFSEWYTKRYPQDYFIKLIELLIKSEIKVLIIGGKKDLSDSNKIVESISSSECVLNLTGQLSIRESIDVIGKCNLLISNDSAPTHMAMFTTCPVLTIYGSTIPGFGFYPYRSFDSVIQIDELYCKPCGIHGFITCPENHFRCMRELKPELVFEQVKKMLQNEIISL
- a CDS encoding M23 family metallopeptidase, producing MFKNLKVIFKKRYDLLLIPKDGRSTDKILRTSLTRALLIIFGLMIISNSILLSFLAFTPIMDYLPGFEIISKEEMNQISEIKEKMLTISKEFERVKRNNERLQLILEGKPIPMDERELDSNYVKERMRRDSIRLMSKPLSNNLFIAFKRLLNLFSQVSDSNSIQNQKQFNQYTLSFISPVVGVITQKFYPKNAHYGIDFAVRTGTQVRTAGSGVVIFSDYTINDGYKIIVAHSSGYITIYQHLSVLLKKEREKVFQGDVIALSGNTGKLTTAPHLHFEVWKNNKPIDPKTICVDLYEK
- a CDS encoding polymer-forming cytoskeletal protein, whose amino-acid sequence is MKNREKFSDELSILSNNVQIKGNISAQGNFRIEGQVEGDVNVRGNLFLGETATVRGNITSNNFTCNGTVQGKIMIEDKLVIEKKSKITGDITTKALIVEEGAEINGKCIMSSGSKIQPES
- a CDS encoding AtpZ/AtpI family protein yields the protein MLNPKKVKDEQRKFIEGFAKSGPYLGLGAQMAATVVIMVFLGKYLDDYLNSSPAFILIFSLLGSFAAIYNFIRQVLRLNEKKKNGNN
- the atpB gene encoding F0F1 ATP synthase subunit A, encoding MDTTKVITDTLAQTSDNSSSWIIDHIVDSNVLDFEPFFSITLPAIHLNLLGVDLNLSITKHVVFVWLGALIVFLLFRLAASSYKKSLVPKGLANVMEVLVTFIRDEIVAPTVGTAYTNKFLPFLGTIFFFILTCNFLGLLPYGSTATSNISVTASLAAISFIVTQFAGMKKNGVMGYVKGLIPHGVPVFLLPIMFVVEVLGLFTKPFALMIRLFANMTAGHVVIMALIGLIFILKTPFISPVSILFALFIYLLELLVALIQAYIFTMLSSLFIGMAIHQEH
- the atpE gene encoding ATP synthase F0 subunit C, with product MESLGFAYLAAGIGAALTVIGAGFGIGKLASSAMDASSRQPEALGDIRTSMIIAAALIEGVSLFALVICILLALK
- the atpF gene encoding F0F1 ATP synthase subunit B, which encodes MELLIFSFKFFLLAGGEKGGLLDVNPGLIFWTVVTFILLLLILKRTAWKPMLEALKQREDSIRTALEKSEQAKLEAEKLLEENKKNLAAAEEQAKKIIDEGREFSSKLKAEILDKANEDAKKLLDQTKIEIDRKKDEALNELREVVADLAIQATEKLIDEKLDDKKHRSLIDKFISTLPRQ
- a CDS encoding F0F1 ATP synthase subunit delta; its protein translation is MSSFKITNRYATALLELSIQEKSLNDVNRELELIKKSIKDSRELTLFLQSPILKSQKKKDILTKIFSGKVSNLTMKFLNLVIDRNRTPLILEIIDHFFELRDKHLGIINVAVRSAAKFDKNQSEDLTKQLESYTNKKVKINFSLDSSLKGGFVVQLGDTVLDASLRHQLDLLKSKFLHGSEELN
- a CDS encoding F0F1 ATP synthase subunit alpha; amino-acid sequence: MAEVRPDEVSSILRKELSGFEKEVDVYDVGTVLEVGDGIARIYGLSKVMASELVEFPNGVFGMVLNLEEDNVGAILFGEDTLVKEGDIVKRTKRVASIPVGDQLLGRVVNPLCQPLDGKGSIKTDKFLPIERKALGVIFRQPVKEPLQTGLKAIDGMIPIGRGQRELIIGDRQTGKTAIALDTIINQKYTHTEEAKKQGVKPVYCIYVAIGQKGSSVSQVVAKLEEAGAMEYTTVILAAASDTAPMQFIAPYSGATVGEFFRDSGRHSLVIYDDLSKHAQAYRQVSLLLRRPPGREAYPGDIFYLHSRLLERASKLSDDLGGGSLTALPVIETQAGDVSAYIPTNVISITDGQIYLEPNLFNAGVRPAINVGISVSRVGGNAQIKAMKKVAGTLRLDLAQYRELEAFAKFGSDLDAATQRQLRRGQRLVELLKQGQYKPMSVEKQIVSIFYGTNGYLDQLAVNDVQKFESEILEIFDVKHKDIMLEIAEKKELNQAIIEKLKKIGDEFLNSFKKSN
- the atpG gene encoding ATP synthase F1 subunit gamma, which gives rise to MATLREIRRRITGVKSTQQITKAMKMVAAAKLRKAQEAILNIRPYSNKMADLLHSLPGKIDKSISPLLMERETKNVTLIIVTSDRGLCGSFNSNLIRSAAELIQTEFSSYRESGNLNLMCIGKKGSDFFSKRNYQVKEKYLGIFSDLQFSSAKEIIQKVTNSFLNGTTDKVYVIYNEFKSIISQKIKVEQILPIPETHQAEKNEKESKYNEYVDFIYEPSKEEILTKILPQHLNILMWRVLLESNASEHGARMTAMDNATENAKELIRLLSLSYNRARQASITKELLEIVAGADALKESA
- a CDS encoding signal recognition particle protein — translated: MFEDLTYKLEKTFKLIRGQGKLTEKNISDTLREVRRILLDADVNFRVAKDFIEKVEQKSLGKEVLNSITPGQLIIKIINDELIELLGSKTESIVLSKQPPSIYLISGLQGSGKTTFSAKLADYLKKSNSKPLLVACDIYRPAAVQQLKTLGEQLKVNVFEGESDPVKIASDAINYAKKNNHNIVIVDTAGRMHIDEKMMEEIAEIKKAISPTETYFIVDSMTGQDAVNTAKAFNEKIDFDGVVLTKLDGDTKGGCALSIRAVVQKPIKFVSLGEKLDSIEVFHPDRLASRILGKGDIVSFVEKAQDVFDEREAFKIEEKIKSNKFDFEDFKEQIKQIKRMGSISQLLGMIPGIGSNLKNVEIDEKAFVKIEAIINSMTKEERKNPRVLNGSRRKRIAKGSGSTIQDVNKLIKQFEEMQKMMKRVSTMGMKNAFKGIKFQYN